One Penaeus monodon isolate SGIC_2016 chromosome 42, NSTDA_Pmon_1, whole genome shotgun sequence genomic window, gggggttgtttggttttgttgttggtgtttttgttctgtttgggggggggggttgtgtgtttttattgttgttgtaaaggagtgtttttttggggaaaggggttcaGGTCGGAGAACGGTTTCAGGGGGGAGGAACGggtaaggagaaaaagatgaggtCAGGAGAACAGGTGCAGCTCAGAAGGACAGATGCGGGTCAGGAGAACAGGTACAGGTCAGAGGAACGGGTACAGGTCAGAAGAACAGATGCAGGTCAGGAGAACAGGTGCAGCTCAGAAGGACAGATGCAGGTCAGGAGAACAGGTACGGGTCAGAGGAACGGGTACAGGTCAGAAGAACAGATGCAGGTCAGGAGAACAGGTAGACGTCAGGAGAACAGGTGCAGCTCAGAAGGACAGGTGCAGGTCGGAAGAACAGGTTAGAAGAACAAAAGCAGGTTAAAAGAACAGGTTGATGATTTTATTTGCTTGTTAGTTTTTGTTATCGAGTTGAAGGGGGTCttggttgagggggaggggggggggtggaacgaagaaggaaggaagaggagaagaaagaaaacgacaagaaggaggatgaagtagaagaagaagaagaagaaaagatgaagatggaaatgaagaagaagaagagatgaagatggaaatgaagacgaagacgaagatggagATTGAACAGCatagaagataaaggagagaaaaagatgacgACGAAGCAGCAgcataggagagaagagggaaaagagaaagacgagaactgaaaaggaagagaagaaaataaatgaagaagaagaagacgaagaagaagatggagatggagatgaagatgaagatgatgatgaagatgaagatgaagatgaagatgaagatgaagatgatgatgatgaagatgatgatgatgatgatgatgatgatgatgaagaagaagaagaagaagaaaaagaaaaagaagaagaagcagaagcagaagaagcagcgGATAAAAACGGAGGCGGAGGCGAGGGTAATCCGGCCCCCGTTCGGCCCCCAGGGTCGCCGCGCACCTCGGGCTCCTCCTCCAGGGGTATTTCGACCGCCGAACCTGGCCCAGTTGCCCTCCCGCggtctctctcccagtctctcctggtcctcccccccccccttttttcccagttCTCCCCGGTTTCCCCCAGTTCCCCGGTttttctcccccgtctctccccggTTTCTTCCcagtctcccccccttttttttctcccccccttaaaTAAAGCCTGAtgaatttttttatctgtttgtgttttcttcggtattaatgggggggggggcccgggggggggggaaaaggatttaaggggggggaaaaaatctaaaggggaaatttttccatccctttccaaaaaaaccccaaaaaccctttttaaaacaaaacccctttttcccaaaaaattttccttttttttttgggggggggtttttcccccctccaaaaggaaaaaaccccggggggcccccttttttttttaaaaaaaaaaaaatatacttttccccttttttaaaaaaaaatttcaaattttaaaaccccccttttttttacccccaaaactctctctcccccctctatctaccttttctcttctttctcctctcttactctttcaattccccaaactctctctctctagtcccttttttctttttttcctactttcttctcctttctccctcccctctcctcccccttctctctccccctccctcttcctttcttctcttctcctctcctctccctctctctctctctctcttccccctctctctctctctctctctcccctctcctccctctctctctctcttttcttttccccccctccccccctccccctctctcttaaaaAAGCATCTCGCTTAAAGGTTACGACCTGGGAATTTTCCACACAGCCATTTTATCCTTGCGAAGAGTTGCACGTTTTCTGCCTTTGCAATGTgtcgggaggtggggggggggggggggggtgtagggggagaggggaagggaaagggagagtgggaagggggggggagaagagagagggggaaggagaggagagggatgggtagggaaagggaaaagagggagaaggagaaagagagggagagcgagagggagagggagaaagagagggagagggagaaggagaaagagagggagagggaagagaaaaaagagggagggggagaaagagagggagagggagaaaagggggggaaagaggggagagggagagaaaaagaaaaaacaagaaaaagcgaaagaagaaaaaagaacaaaaaagggaaagggggcgtgagaaggagggaagaagataaagataaagagaaagagatagaaatatagaacaaacagaaagaaagggagagagaatattaaCACAGGCCTATGTTCCAAAGATGGTGGGGCGATGTTGCAACGCAAGGCGCTTTGTTGTTAAATTTGACTCTCTTGCAATACTCCATTGCaacatagggagagggagagagagagggaaagagaaagagagagagagagtggggaaagagaaagagaaagagaaagagaaagagaaagagaaagaaggggagaaaaaaagagaaagagaaaagagagaaagagagagagaaggagaggagagagagagagaaggagagagagagagagagggggagaaggagagaaaggagagagagagagagagagaagagagagagagagaaggggagagaaggagggaaggagagaaaagggagagagaagagagagaagggagagaaggagagagaaggagagaaaggagagagaaggagagagagggggggggagatggggggagaggggggagaggggggagagagagggagagagaggagggagagagagggagagagagaagggagagagggaggagaggagacgaggaaaagaagagagagagaggagagagagagagagcgagagcagggaCTCGAAAGTGACTACGAGACTCGAGTGAAAGATGAGTTAAAAAGGACTCATTATGTTGCATGGTGAGTTATGTGCtcgtaactttttatttttatttttattgctttttcttttattaattaattttattactttttaggatgttattttttttgttgaattttgaTAAGACTTTTTATAGTTGCTTGGgttccttttttatgtttggggaaatttttttttttttttggggggggggggggggaatgcacggtttttgtgtgtttatgaggGGTATGAGTTCGGGTTTTTTgtagctttttaaatttttgggtttttttgggtattttggatttgtggaaaggaaggaggaggggaaagggagggaaagggggagggaaggaaagagagggggaaaggaagggagggaggaaggatgggggggggggggggaaggtaggaagaaagaaaagaaagaaagaaagaaaaagaaagaaagaaagaaagaaagaatggaagaatgaatggaagaatgaatgaatgaaagatagatagatacatagatagatagatagatagatagatagatagatagatagattgaaagatttAAGCAGGAAAGGAGACCGGggaagaagataggagaagaggaaacatttttctctcattccacgtctattttactgtttttaaattcagTTCTTATCTGCTCTtgttatcttccctttctccttttctctttttctcatctttgaTTGTTCTTTTCCCattctgttcttcttctcttccctttctttctccccccgttcttcctctctactcccctctccccccgttcctcctctctactccccctccccccccgttcctcctctctactcccccctccccccgttcctcctctctactccccctctcccccccccccgcgaactACAAACCAGTGCTACCCGACCCCCCCGACTGAGCACGACGCAATGCGAGAGCGAAGCCGACGCCCTTCCTGGACGCCCTCGCCCCTTGGCACCTCCTCCTCGACCTGgtcctccacttctcctcctcgaCCTCGCCCCTTCGCAGCTCCTACTCGACCTGGTCCCTCCGCACTTGGTTCCTTTACCTCGCGTTCCTTCGCATACATTCGACCTCGTTCTCAACAACTCCTCGTCCACCTCCACTTTGCTCCTTCGCACCTCCATTTCGACCTCGTTCTCAAGATCTCCATCTCGCCCTCCACATCTCCACATCGTCCTCCACATTTCCGCCTCCATTTCGCCCTCCACATCTTCTCCACCTCGCCCTCCACATTTCCTCCTCCACGTCGCCCACCACATcttctccaccacctcgtcctccacatctcctcctccacctcgccaCTCCCTCTCGACCTCGTCTTCGACATCTCGCTCTCCAGAtctcctccacctcgccctgcaCATCCTCTCCTCCGGTCGTCAGTGTAACCTCGACCTTTCACGGCCCCCTAGAGGTCAGCGAAGGTCATTCTGGCACTGTCCACCCCCTGGCACCCCCTGGCACTCTCGCTCCCTGCGCCCATTCGTAAAGGAGCCGCATCCGGTCGCGTGTTTTATGAGTCCTATGGGCCTATGAtactgtgatatttttttttcgcttttctctaccccgtctctcctcttccctgttcgtcctttcctttctctacctttcgcttctttcttcctccccttccccccaattcTTCCTCgatctttcccatctccctttcttccccgatctttcccatctccctttcttccccctgtcctttccctctctttcttgtccTCTGTCCATTTCTtcgcctttctttctcccttcccgcaATTCTCGTTCGTcacgaaaagaaggagggaaaNNNNNNNNNNNNNNNNNNNNNNNNNNNNNNNNNNNNNNNNNNNNNNNNNNNNNNNNNNNNNNNNNNNNNNNNNNNNNNNNNNNNNNNNNNNNNNNNNNNNctctccgtggaaaggaactggggaccctaccacgtactcactccagagcatcacaacgtgaaaactgcaattgtagtatcatactgtgaccacggcggctcagacatgaacctacctttaaatgatgatgatatatatatatatatatatatatatatatatatatatatatatattatatataatatatatatatatatatatatatatatattatatgtgtgtgtgtgtgtgtgtgtgtgtgtgtgtgtgtgtgtgtgtgtgtgaatatataaatatatatatatataaatatatatatatatatatatatatatatatataatatatatatatatatatatatatatatatatatatatagtatatatatatatatatatattgtgtgtgtgtgtgtgtgtgtgtgtgtgtgttgtgtctgtgtgtctgtgtgtatataaatatatatatatatatatatatatatatatataatatatatatatatataatatatatacatatatatataatatatattgctacgccagtgggtctttgtctctgtgcgaaacatgtgttaacatgaagggacctgggcaaacatgacgcagctggctgtgagcggaggagcggaggaacaagccgagagacggagttgggtgctgctcctgtgaagacctcgtgtgtgcccttgtgacctgataaatgttgtgttgccctgttataagctgtatcgtgcagtgtggcatgctggtttccccctgtattgtgcctatagaaaagtgtacgggtaaataacttgtgtaaataaaggaaagactgtcattttgtgtttacttcgtgccctgcctcgccacttggcgtttcctctcctggtgttctgggacgctgtggtgttcggtgcctcttggagctgttcagtgttcacgaccctgtggatagcacgccgtctgcctagcctgccttgtgttggtggcagagagacgaggcggtcggcgtaacaaatggtgtcaggagtgggatttgtgatatttgatcagtgagagcgccgatttatcatgttctccaaagatggcggcagccatgagggagaggaggctatgactgaggcaggcacgagtgaggtgaagccgagccagatggacttgatcactgccatgctggccggtatgacggaggaaatggcacaaagggcagaagagcaggcacagaggtcacgcgagcaggcgcaccatctcgtcgagatgcaggcaaggaaggcagaggaacagttctgccaacttgttcaggtgctacagagcaatcttgcatctgtgaagatagaaactcagcatacaccgacaaggcttacaacagcgtgaagagtgaactgattgaggaggtgcagactctgaagggcgaggttcagggcctgagggaggaagtgaaggaggaaaggcggcgtcacgaggtagtaacgttgcaagcagagaaggcagacgaggttctggcaacagatgccagagtgtcagatttactggggtctgcctggggtctgtggcaggaaacccccgggcctcgcagcgtcgtgtcgcagccagtggtcgctgcagaaggctggggacccatcggaaccgctcccttgagtataggtggcggcaaactcggacccggtcaacccgcctcgttgcctccctcccccccttcctcccccccaggtgtgttagttcacggcacgcgttctccaccctgtagcccctcggcctccagacattctgtgaggcgtaagccagctgagtacgacgggaaggtggcctgggaggcatatgttgcccaatttgaaatgctggcatctgcccagggctggagccaggaagagaaggccctgcagctggtaacagcgctaagggcccgcggtggaagtgtttgggcatctgccggcatcccaacaggcctcttacaccagcgtggcagaggctttgaaaacaccgtttcgggcaccaccaccaggccgaggtatatcgggcccacttgaagaagcggactcgtgagcgtggcgagacactgtcccagctggcgcaagatgtggaggcgctggtaaggaggtcgtaccctgcggctgcggaagagatgatcgtggtcctggcccgtgatttctttgttgacgctttacaggaccagcagctgcaaatctacgtcaagcaggcacaccctgaggacctgcaggtggcgctggcgagggccttggagttcgaggccttcctgaaggcaacgagtggcctagggccagctgctcagccccgccgtgacctccggggccggaaggctaaagtggagaaaatagcattgaggaaggtgagcccgagaactttccaaggcttgtgttggggctgcggagaggtagggcacagacgcagtcagtgtcagagggagcggagaacacgtcctctcaaccggatggattctgatgccttccagcagtgctgcaaggactgtggcaggtatggtcaccatccgagcgcatgtcctaaggctaaggaagtggtacaggcggaaaaggctggagaagggggccgaaacccagccgtcctcggttcccggccccgacttgggtaagctgccgtcgaccagcacgatgcaggtggagggctcaatagatgggaagccatgccgcctgacagtggacactggggctgagaagaccctagtgcggcctgatatgctggccaatatgcaacttccagacgcaccacagagactgtgtggtgtcacggggcattgtgtgcagctcaaggggccagtggaggctcgtattggcgtgggcagcacggtgcagaggctgccggtgtatgtggccgatctggacgagcactgtttgctgggccttgactacctgacacagagtaaggcgtgtgtcgaccttggacggaagctggtgagggtgcacggtgaagaggtgcccttgcttccagaggttggctgtgcagaggtagttacagctgagcgactgcaccttgcccccaggacagagtctagaatccggtgtcgactgtcaagagtaatgcgtggagtagagggcctcgtggaacccattcaaaacctgcagctggctgatggcgtagcagctgggcggagccttgttggaccaggggaggggctagttacagtgttggtagctaacttctccaataaggacctgaaggtgccagctggtgcaaagctgggcacttgtgaggaagtggagcgtccagaagagtcgtcggggagcgaggagttggttggtgtggggccgctgcctgacttcctcgaggacttggcgcaccagagcgccgctaacctggcggaggtgcaccgacgagtgcgtggcaagctcaaggtagccggccatgccatgaaggagacctatgaccggtgcatgagggaagtgaggtacaacataggtgacagagtgtggctgcataacccgcgtcggaagcgagggctctcgccgaagctacagagcccctgggaagggccatacacgttggtagcggccctctctgatgtcacctatcgaattcgcagagggcgaaaacgaccgtctgttgtccacgtggaccggctgtggcgttaccatgggccaggaagctactcctggggccatggtgaaaaagaagatagcCCCactagcggcgatgaggacgtggcagacgctgaccgagatgaggacgagcatttagacggtgagggcgatgcagcagacgtcaatggtaaccatgagccaggtcttggggcaggaaatacccctctgggtgccactgccaatctaccgccgcccaaacctcctccagagcgaccccagcgagagcgaagaaagctgcgctggatgaaagatttttgtttctgagaattgattttcaattacggttacttttttttggaagaattttgtttgttcctgaggattaattttatttaaattttctgtagtttgttttaggtttaggtatgtcagagcagacgggtcgtctgcttgatagggggggatagtgctacgccagtgggtctttgtctctgtgcgaaacatgtgttaacatgaagggacctgggcaaacatgacgcagctggctgtgagcggaggagcggaggaacaagccgagagacggagttgggcgctgctcctgtgaagacctcgtgtgtgcccttgtgacctgataaatgttgtgttgccctgttataagctgtatcgtgcagtgtggcatgctggtttccccctgtattgtgcctatagaaaagtgtacgggtaaataacttgtgtaaataaaggaaagactgtcattttgtgttttacttcgtgccctgcctgccacttggcgtttcctctcctggtgttctgggacgctgtggtgttcggtgcctcttggagctgttcagtgttcacgaccctgtggatagcacgccgtctgcctagcctgccttgtgttggtggcagagagacgaggcggtcggcgtaacaatatatatatatatatatatatatatatatatatatatatatatatatatatatatatatatatatatatatatatatattatatatatatatatatatatatataatatttatatatatatatatatatatatatatatatatatatatatattatatatatatatatatatatttatatatatatatatatacagatatatatgtatgtgtatagtatatatatatatatatatatatatatatatatatataatatatatatatacttacatatacttaatatatacacacatatacatatacatatatattatatatatataatatatattatatatatatatatatatatatatatatatatatagatatagatatagacacacacacacacacacacacacacacacacacacacacacacacacacacacacacacacacacacacacacatcatatatatattatatatatactcctacacacacacatatgtgtatatatatatatatatatatatatatatataatatatatatatatatatatatatatatatatatatataatatatatatagatatatatatatatatattatatatatatatat contains:
- the LOC119599217 gene encoding putative uncharacterized protein DDB_G0271982, with product EEEEEEEEEEEEEEEEEEEEEEEEEEEEGEEKKENDKKEDERESEREREKEREREKEKEREREERKRKRKRKRKRKKGRKKEKEKREKEREKERREREKERERERGRRRSSSLLPLPPRSSSLLPLLLDLVPPHLVPLPRVPSHTFDLVLNNSSSTSTLLLRTSISTSFSRSPSRPPHLHIVLHISASISPSTSSPPRPPHFLLHVAHHIFSTTSSSTSPPPPRHSLSTSSSTSRSPDLLHLALHILSSGRQCNLDLSRPPRGQRRSFWHCPPPGTPWHSRSLRPFVKEPHPVACFMSPMGL